In the Flavobacterium sp. 90 genome, CAAGCACAAAATGTGACTTTTGAAAAAAGTAAAGCTTTTATATCTCAATTCGAAAAAGCTGATCCCAAAAAAATTACTTGGGGATATCTTACCGTTCCTGAAACATGGGGGGCAAATGACGGTAAAACAATAAAAATTGCAGTAACGGTATTAAAAAAGAATTCAGCTTCAAAAGATTCGAACGCAATAGTTTTTATACAAGGTGGTCCGGGTGCAAGTGGTATTGATAATATATGGTTGTGGTCAAGACATCCTCTTCGCGAAAATAATGATATTGTATTATTTGATGTTCGCGGAACAGGATATTCTCAACCAAGGTTAGATCAGGGACTAGGAAAGAAGTTTTTAGAAATTCTGGCAAAGAACCAATCGGAAGAAGAAGATGAAAAGCAAAAAACTAATGCTGCAATGTCCTGCAAGCAAGATCTTATCAATAGAGGAATCAACCTTGATGCTTATAATAGTCAGGCTGTTGCCAATGATCTTCATGCATTAAAGGCAGCTTTAAAATACAAAAACTGGAATGTATACGGGGTTTCATACGGAACATATATGGCACAAGTATATGCAAATAATTTTGCAGGCGATGTGAAATCATTATTATTAGATTCTCCAGTCTATGATATTTCGACTTATTATGTAGAGAATACTTCGAATTATATGAACAGTTTACAGAAGGTATTTAAAATTTGTAAAGACGACAAGACATACGATAAGCAATATCCTAATTTAGAAAAAATCTACTATGAAGTAATTGCCGATTTAGAGAAAAATCCCCTTACAGTGGCTGTAGATAAAACATTAATACCTTCAGGTACATTTACTTATAATGCAGAAGATTTTAAAGTGGCGGTTCAACAAGCCTTATACAATAAAAAATTGGTAGAAGTTATTCCGTTGTTAATTTATCAGTTTCATGAAAGAAAAGGAGAATCTTTAGGAAATCTGGTCAGTGCTTTCTCGGCTTTATTGTCTATGGATTACGGCGTTTATTATTGTGTGAGTTGTAATGAGACGCTTCCAAACAATGATTTTTTAAAATATGAACAAAATGCAGCACAATTCAAGGGATTAAACGGAGGGATTTCATTCTACAAATCTGATTTTAAAGTTTGTGATGCATGGAATAGTAATCGTACAATAGTAAAAAAAGATTCTAACCTTTCTAATCTTTCAGCTGCGACATATCCTGTTTTGGTTTTTTCAGGTGAATTTGACCCGATCACTCCGCTGGATAACGGAAAAAAAGTGGCACAAAGATTTGGTAAAGCCAATTATATTGAAGCTAAAACATATGGACACGTTCCAAGTTTTACAAAAATTGGATATCAGGTTGTAGAAAATTTCATCGATAATCCAAAACAGAAACCAGATCTTGATATATTTAATAAAGCCGATAAAGTGAAGCTTGTTACCGGAATCACGATTAACAAAGGAGTTGCTAAAACAGGTAAAAGTATTGGAGACCAAGATCCTATTTTTCTATTTCCTTTAGTTACCGCCTTACTATTAATGCTGGCATTTGTTTTTACGTACCTTATAAAGTTAATAAAAAAGAGATATACCACGATTCAGGATAAAATTGTAAGGATTGGGGCAACGATTACTTCTATTATTGGATTAGTACTTTTTGGGTGTTTGGTTATGGCAATTTTAAAAGTTTCAGAGCAAAACTATTTCATTCTGGCATTTGGTCTTCCGGAAACCTTCAACTATATATTTCTGATGGTGCTGGTATTTTTTACGTGCCTGATTTTAACCTTGGTGTATTATATCTTAACCATAAAAAAAACCGATGCGAGAAGTGTCGTTTTCTCCGTGATTTTTTCAAACATACTATTAGCAACCTATCTGTTTTATTGGGGAATCATATAACATACATCAATGAGCAGGTTTAATAGCCTGTCTTGTTTCAATTAGAAGAATATTAAACAAAAAACACTTTTTTATGATAAAAAATACGACTGAAGAATATACAATCCTTTCTGAAAAATTTTTAGAATTTGAAGGCAATAAAGATATCCCTGCAAGAATAAATACCAATCATGACTCTGTTCCTGATGTGTTTAAAAGTTATAAATATCCTGTAAGCGGATGGCCGGTGCTTATCAATAAACAAATGACGGAAGAGCTAAAAGAACTTTCTATAAAAATTCCCGGCTTATTAAAACAAATACCCACTTTGTATTTTAACGACGATATTAAAAAACTAGCAGAGTTTTATTTCGAAGGAGACGAAATGATGACAGAATTTGCGATGTTATGTCATAAGAAAGATCTTGAAATAGGCTGTAGATTAGATCTGACTTTTACCGAGGATGGATTTAAAGTTTTAGAAGCCAATATAGGATCTTCGATAGGAGGATGGCAAATACAAAGTTTTGAATCTCTGATAAGGAATAATCATCCTGAATTGGTCAATAAAGATAAAATTCTGGATTATAAGGGAAGGAATACATTACAGATCTATATGAAATTCCTTATCGAACAAATAATTAAGCAGCTTGGAAAACAGAACACCATTAACGTATTTATGGAAATGGGAGATATCGAAGATGAATCTGAAAAACAGGAAAGCCTCAATTTTTTTGATAGTCTGTTTAAGGAAGAACTTGCCAATTTTGGGCTAAAAGGAGGAACATATACCGGAGATATGAACTCATTGGTTCTCACAGATGGAAATTTATATTTGGGGGATAAAGTGATTCACAGTGTGATCGTTTTAGCAATGGATATGAATGTTACGCCTGCCATATTTAGAGCTTTTATGATGGACAGAATTTATCTTCCGGATCATCTTGGACTTAGAATGCTTGGTGATAAAAGAAACTTATCTATTTTATTGGAATTGGCTCAGAACGGAAAATTTTCACCGGACGAAAATGCATTAATACTTAAAAATATCCCGTGGACTTCGTTTATCGAAAATAAAAAAGTCATTTTCAAAGACTCAGAATATATTCTTCAGGAGTTATTAAAAACGGATAAAGATAAATTTGTGATAAAGGTTGCAAGAGGATTTCAGGGAAAAGATGTTTTTATAGGTAAATTTTCAACTGATAAAGAATGGGAAGAAGCATTGGAATTGGCATTGAAAAACAGTGCGTTTATTGCACAGGAATTTAGCGATTCATTAGATTTTTTAGCACCTAATACCGAGAATGAATGGACATTGCATAAACTTATCTGGGGGTCATTTGGTTTTGGTGATAGTTATGGAGGTGTTTGGGTAAGAATGTCCGAAGTGAAAACGGATGTTGGTGTGATTAATTCCGCGACTGGAGCCGTTGAAGCAATAGTTTTTGAGATTGTCAACTAATTTTATAGATAAAATACGGATACAAAAATGACTCAAATTTTATACTCTTATATCTGTGAAAGGAATCATAATTATCTTTTAACGAATTATCTGGATGGATTTTCAGATGATTTTCAAAAAAAGATATTGGCTTACAGGCGTTGGCAAGACAGTCAGTTATCCTTATTAGGAAGATTGCTTTTGCGCCATGGACTTCATCAAACGAGTAAGAATTTCGTAGAAGAAGATCTTAGTTATACGCTTTACCGTAAACCGTTTTTAAATAATACGAATACTAAATTTAATATATCACACTCAGGGGAAATTGTAGTTTGTGTTCTGTCCGATAGAAATGATGTTGGAATAGATATTGAAATAATCCAGGATATAAATATCGAAGGATTTGAGTCACAAATGACTAACAGGGAAAGGGAAAATCTCTCCCTAAATGAAGATTCCAGAAGTGCTTTTTTTGATTACTGGACACAAAAAGAAGCAGTTATCAAAGCAAATGGAAAAGGGCTTTCAATTCCTTTAAAATCTTTTGAAGTAATGAATAACTATGCTAAAATAGAGGATGATGATTTTTTTGTCAAAGAAATTTTTCTCGATGAAAAATACAAGTGTCATTTGGCTTTTAAAGATAAGATAGATGTGATGATTGTTGGTCCTGACAGAATTATGATTCATGAATTATAATTATTTCCCCAACGAGTACGGATATCCTGAAAGGTATGCCAAAAAGAAAAAGCCTTTAAACAGTTATGTTTAAAGGCTTTTTCTTTTAAAATTTCTTTTGATACTTCATCTCGAAGAATAAACTTAAACTAATATTTTTAAATATTCACATCTTAATTTAAGTGTGGAACAATATCATTCCGAACTCATATTTTGTCAATGTTTAATAATGGCAAAAATTGAAATAATAAGCAGCTTGAGCACCTTAACTTTTTATAGCAAAGTTGGACGAAACTCGAATATGTTAATTTGATAATTATATGCTTGAAAGAGAGAGTGAAGCGTCTGTTTTTTTTATCACAGGACTTCAAATTCTACTACCATATATTTTGGTTAATTATTTCAATTATTTTTTTTTCAATTTCTGGTTCAGAATCAGAGTGACCTCCTTCTACTATAAAAAGTTCACTTTTAACTAGCTTAGAATTTAATTCAATGGCAAATTTTAAAGGACAAATTGCATCTTGTTTTCCATGAATTATTTTGACAGGAATGTGAATTATTTTGTCTAAGTTTTTTAGGATATAATTTTCATCTAAGAAGCAATTATTAGTTAAATAATGTGCTTCCATTATTGATAAAGCTTCGTAAGGAATAATTTCTAAAATTGCTTCAACTTCTTTTTTTGATATTTTATTTTTAAAAATAGATATCTCGTAAAAAGCCCATTCATAAGAAAAATATTTTTTTTCTTCTTTAGTGCCGTTTATCATTTTTTCTAAATAATATTCTGCTATAGAAGCTTTAATTTCTGTAGGCACGTTATCTCTAAATCTTTTCCATATTTTTGGAAATCGTTTCTCTACTCCACCATTTAAGTAATGTTCAATTGATTCTTTATTTGCTAAAAATATAGCTCTCAGAAGTATTTTTTTAATTCTATTAGGGTTTTGAATTGCGTACACTAATCCAAGAGTGGTACCCCATGAACCACCAAAAAGAGTAATTTTATCTATTTCTAAATAATCAAGAAGTTTATTTATATCGTTTACTAAATCTTGTGTTGTGTTTTCAATGATTGAACCAAAAGGTATACTTTTAGATGCACCTCTTTGATCAAAGAATATAACTTTATGTTTATCAAAATTAAAAAAACGTTTATCTTCTTGTGAAAATCCAGCTCCTGGTCCACCATGAACAAATAATATTGCTTCTCCTTTTGGATTTCCAGATACTTCATAGTATATTTTATGATTTTGACTTACTTCTAAATAGTTCATTTTTATAATTTGATAGTATTAATAATATGTGCAATTCTGCAGTATAAAAGTTACACTTTTTTATGATTTTGAGTTATAAATTAGACTTTACTTTAGCGAATATAACAGTTATCATTAATATACTTTGATTTATAATTTTAAGTAGTCAAACTTAATGAATTGAAAAAGATACCATCTTTATAGCGGTTTTCAGAGATACTCCAACAATTAAGCTTTTTGATATGTGAGAAGATCAAAAAAGAGCACTTTTATGATTATTATATGTGTAGTTTTTTAATTCTTAAAATGGGAATTTGCATTTTAAGTATTCTGAAGTGCAAAATTGTCTTTTTTTATGAAAAAACTTATCACAAAACTTTTTGAATATGTTAAATTGGTGAATTTTCATTCAAAATTATCACAAAAGGATAGGAAAATGTGTTATATATTATTGAGATATGCTCTTGATAAATCATATGTATTTGATTTTTAATTGTTTAGTTTTTGTGTGCGAAAAATATTCTAAAATCCGCTTTTTCAGAATGAGGAAAACCGTAATTATTAGAATTTGCAATCCTCTAAATTCGCAATCGTTAATGTAAGAATTTAAGGGCACATGGATAAAAGTAAATTTGAGGATTTTAATTTAGTTTCAAAATATTGGAAAAGAAAAGTTTCTGGAAAAGAGAACGTTAATGTTGTAAAATGTGACCAGACAAATTTTCAATTTATAGAAGTTAATGAGATAGATCTTGAATATTTTAATACTCTTACTCAAAATAATTTAGTTGCCCAGTTTACTGTCCTGACCGCTGTTTTTTCTTTTTTATTAAAAAAAATTGTCGATGATTTTGACGGCATTATTGTATCGAATTATGCCAATCTGCCAGATCCTTTATTTTTATCCTTTTCTACAGATTTAAACATATCGTTTAAGGAGCATCTACAAAAGGTAAAGACGGAGATTTTAGAAACTTTACATTATTCTAATCTGACGAATGAGTCCTATTTTGCTGAAAATAGTATTGATTTAAATAGTTTATCCCATTATGCTATAACTGTTAATTCTCAGTGTAATACTAATTGCAATGGAATTTTGTTTAATGTAAAAACCCTTGAAAAAAGAGAAATAGAAATTCAGGTTTCTTACTTAGAAACTTTTATAAAAAAGCCTGTTGTTGAACTTATATTGAAGCATTTTGTTAGTGTTTTATGTGATTTAGAGACTTTTGTATCGAGTCAGTTAAATGATTATTTACTACTGGCTGAAATAGATAAGCAATATTTACTGAATGACTTCAATAATACAAAGTTAGACTACCCAAAAGATAAGACTATTGTAGATTTATTTGAGGAACAGGTTTTAAAAATGCCGCATAATATCGCGGTTATATTTGATAAAAGGTCGCTAACCTATAAAGAACTAAATGAACAATCGAATCAATTTGCTTTATATCTAAGAGAAAAATATGATATTCAGGCAGATGATATAATTGGAATAAAATTACATAAAAGTGATTTATTTATTCTTGCAATTTTAGGGGTTTTAAAGTCGGGAGGAGCTTATGTTCCTATTGATGTGAATTACCCACAAGAGAGGATATCTTATATTGAAGAGGATATTAAGAGCAAAGTAGTAATTGATGCTTTAGAATTGTCTCTATTTTTTGATGTTCTTGATAACTATTCAAAGGATAATGTAGAAAAGATAAACGGGTCAACAAATCTGGCGTACGTTATTTATACCTCTGGAACTACAGGTAATCCAAAAGGAGCAATGGTTGAGCATACCAGTAGTGTTAATATGTCTTTGGATCAGATCCGATCTTTTGAAATAATAGATAGAGATAAAATTGTTTGGTTTGCATCTGTTGCTTTTGATGCTTCTATATCCGAGATCATGATGGCTTTCTACAGCGGTGCAACGTTATGTATTCCTTCTGAAGAAACTATAAAAGATAAAAATCAGTTTGTTCGTTTTCTTAAAAAAACAAAATCTACTGTTGTAACTTTTCCTCCAAGTTATCTGGGATTGTTATCTGATAGTGATATTTCAGGATTGAGATGTATTATTACAGCAGGTGAACCAGCGAATGCGACTAAAGCAATTACAGTTATAGATGCGGGAATTGATTATTATAATGCATATGGACCTACAGAGTGTGCTGTTTGTGTATCAATTTATAAGGTGACTAAAAACGATTTTGAAAAGTTAAACATTCCTATTGGTAAGCCAATAGCCAATATCAAAATCTATATTTTAGACGATGCTTTACAACCTGTGCCAATTGGCGTTACGGGTAAATTATATGTATCAGGAGTTGGTGTTGCTCGAGGTTATTTAGGGAAGCCAGAGTTAACGAATGAAAAATTTATAGAAAATCCTTTTACAGAAGAGGAACGCATGTACGATACTGGTGATTTAGCATGTTGGTTACCCGAAGGAGATGTTGAGTTTTTAGGAAGGAAAGATCAGCAAGTAAAACTTAGAGGATATAGAATTGAGCTTGGTGAAATTGAAAATACAATTTTGCAGTATTCTGAAGATATCAAGCAAGTTGCTGTTGAAGTAAAAGAACATAATCAGGAGAAAGTATTGATTGTTTACTTGGTTTCAACAGGATATATTGATAAAACAGCATTGCGAAATTTTCTTCAAAATACATTACCTGATTATATGGTTCCGGGATTCTATATTTATTTGGAAAAACTGCCATTAACTCCAAATGGAAAAATAGATAGAAAATCTCTACCAGACATCTCGGAAGAAGATATTATTAGAAAAGAGTATAAAGCACCAAGTAGTCCAGTAGAAGAATGCATAGCTGTAATCTGGCAAGAAGTGCTAGGAATAGATAAAATAGGTGTAAATGAAAATTTCTTTGAGCTAGGAGGCCATAGTTTAATTATTTCTCAGGTAATAAACAGAATTCAGAAACAATTAGGGAAAACCGTATCATTCAAAACATTTTTTGCAAGTCCTACGATTGAAAGTATAGGTGTTTTACTTCAGGATAATTTATATAAACCAATACCAAAAGCTCTTGAAGCAGCATCTTATCCCTTAACAGCTTCTCAAAGTCGTTTATGGGTATTGAGTCAGTTAGAAGGCGGTTCTTTGGCCTACAATATGCCTGCGGCAGTAACGCTAAACGGAACTATTGATTTTAATAAATTTGAAGAATCATTTCAAATATTACTTCAACGTCATGAAATTTTAAGAACCTATTTTAAAATAAACGAAGAAGGTGAGGTTCGCCAGTTTATTGTTCCTGAAAATCAAGTAACATTTAAAATTGAACAAAAAGATTTTTCTTCAGTCGAAGGTCAAAAAGAGCAAATTGAAGTGTATCTGCAAGACAAAAATGCTAAACCTTTTGATTTGCAACAAGTATCGCTTTTAAGAGCTTCTTTGTTAAAAATGAAAGAAGATCAATTTGTATTTTTCTTATCTCTGCATCATATCATTGGAGACGGATGGTCTATAGAAATTCTAATATCAGAGGTTGTAAAAAACTATAATGCACTAATACAAGGAAAGGGAATTACTTTACCGGAGTTAAATATTCAGTATAAGGATTATGCGGTATGGCGTAATGAGGAAATACTACAGGAAAAACACAAAATTTCAGAGCAATATTGGTTAGCTCAATTTACAGGTGAATTACCAGTTTTGAACTTACCGAGTTTTAAAACACGCCCGTTAATTCAAACCTATAATGGAAATACTTTAAAGCATCGATTTTCAATTCAATTTTTAGAGAAATTAAAAGTTTTTTCAAAACAACAGGACGTTACTTTATTTATGACTTTAATGGCGGGTATAAATGCGCTGTTATATCGATATACAAGTCAGGATGATATTATAATTGGTACTCCAATTGCCGGAAGAGAACACCCAGATTTGGAAAACCAGATAGGACTTTACTTAAATACACTTGCTATACGAACACAGATTAAGGAAAGAAATAATTTTTTAGATCTAATTAAGACTCAAAAAGAAGTTTTGTTAGGTGCATACGATCATCAAAATTATCCTTTTGATGCGTTAGTCGGTAAACTAAATCTAAAAAGAGATACAAGTCGTTCTGCATTATTTGATGTTTTAGTAGTGTTGCAAAATCAGGAACAATTGCATAATCTTAATCATGAGGAACTTTTAAATCTTGAAATAAGTGATTATGAGTTTAGAAGTAAAACATCACAACTTGATGTAAGTTTTACGTTTGCAGAAAATGACGGATTAGATCTTACAATTGAATATAATACTGATATTTATGAGGAGTATCTAATAGAAAGGATGTTTCTTCATTTTGAAAACCTTCTTTCCGAATTATTAAAACAACCTGAAAGTTTAATTCAGGAAGTTGATTACCTAACAGAGAATGAAAAACAGCAATTATTAGTTGGTTTTAACAGTACGGAAGTAATTTATTCGAAGGAAAAAACGATAGTAGATTTATTTGAAGAGCAGGTAGCCAATACTCCTGATCGTGTTGCTGTTGTATTTGAAAATATTGAATTAAGCTATAAGGAGTTAAATGAAAAAGCAAATCAATTAGCACATTATTTAAGAGAAAACTATTTAATAAAACCCAATGATTTAATTGGAATTAAGTTAGATAGAAGCGAAATGATGATTGTGGCAATCTTAGGTATATTAAAATCCGGTGCTGCATATGTGCCTATTGATATTAATTATCCGGAAGAAAGAATAATCTATATAGAAAAAGACAGTAAAAGTATTGCTGTGCTTGATATTGAAGTATTAGATAATTTTAAAACAATACAAGATAATTATCTCAAAGAAAATATTGCGAGAATTAGCCAACCTCATGATTTAGCTTATGTAATCTATACTTCTGGTACTACGGGAAATCCTAAAGGTGTTATGGTAGAGCATCTTAGTGTAGTGAGTATTTGTGAAAACTGGAAAATGCATTATGGTTTAGACCAAATAAATGTCAATTTATTACAGCTTGCAAGTATATCATTTGATGTTTTTGTTGGAGATATCTGCCGATCTATATTAACGGGAGGTAAAATGATCATTTGTTCGAATGATGTTAAACTAAATCCGGAGCATTTATATGAATTAATGCAAAAACAAAAAATCTCAATTTTAGAAGGAACACCAAGTTTATTGTTACCATTAATGGAATATATAAACAGTGAAAATAAAGATTATAGTTTCTTTAAAATATTAATTTTTGGTTCGGATAGTTTTAATAATCAGGATTATAATGCATTAAAAGATAAGTTAGGTAACAAAATAAAAATAATTAATAGTTATGGTGTTACTGAAGCCACAATAGATTCAACTTATTATGATGACTATAAAAAAGATTTAAATGGGTTTACACCAATTGGTAAGGCATTTTCGAATACAAAAATAAGAATATTAGATGTTTATGATCATTTAGTTCCGGTTGGAGTTTATGGAGAAATATACATAGGAGGTGAGGGATTAGCCAGAGGATATTTCAATAATGATTCTTTGACAGCTGAAAAGTTTGTGGAAAATCCATTTAAAAATGATGAAAAGCTTTATAAAACAGGAGATTTAGGACGTTGGTTTGAAGATGGTAATATCGATTTTATTGGACGAAAAGATAATCAGGTCAAAATACGCGGCTATCGAATCGAATTAGGCGAGATTGAGAGTGCATTACAAAAAAAGGAGAACATTGAGTCAAATGTGGTCCTGACAAGAAATGATGCTTCTGGAGAGAAATGTTTGGTTGCATATATAGTGAGTAAAGAGAAATTAAAAACATCAGATTTAGTATTTCATTTACAAAATATTTTGCCCAACTATATGATACCGTCCTATTTTGTACAAATAGATTCTTTGCCCTTAACTCCAAACGGAAAAATAGATCGAAAATCATTGCCTGATCCTGAAGAATCAAGAGTTTTATCAGGTGCAGAATATATGGCTCCAAGAAATGATTTCGAGAAAAAATTGGTGGCAATTTGGCAAGAAGTTTTACAAGTAGAAAAAATTGGAATAAGAGATAATTTCTTTGAATTGGGAGGACACAGTTTAAAAGTTACAAAACTTTTAAGCTTTATAAACAAAGAGTTCGAGGTAAAAGTTAATTTCAAAGATCTCTTTTCTAATATGATCCTTGAAGATCAAGTACAAATAATCTTAGCAGAAAAAAAATCAATATTTAATAGTATAAAAAAGGTTGCGCAACAAGCTAGTTATTTAATGTCTTCTTCGCAGCGAAGATTGTGGCTTTTAAGTCAATTTGAAGGAGGAAATATAGCTTATAATATGCCAAGTATTTTTGAAATAAAAGGAAGCTTGGATATCTCCTTATTAGAAAAAGTATTTTTATCTGTTATTGAACGTCATGAATCCTTACGAACTGTTTTTAACGAAAATGAATTGGGTGAAATTAGGCAATTCATACTAAATGTGAATGAAATTAAATTTCAGCTGCAATTTGAAGACATCAGTAAAGAAGATTATTCATTAGATAAATTAAATGCGATTATTTATGACGAAACAGCTTATATTTTTGATTTAACATCAGATTCATTAATTAGAGCAAAATTGATAAAAACAACCAACGATACTTATGTATTTAGTTGTGTTATGCATCATATTATAAGCGACGGTTGGTCAATAGACATAATGATAAATGAGCTATTCATGTTATATGATTCTTATGCGTCTGGAAATAAATTAACGCTGCCGGAATTAAAATTGCAGTACAAGGATTATGCAAGCTGGCAGCAAGATCAATTAAAAAGTGACACATCAAGAGATCATAAAGACTATTGGCTCGATCAATTTAAAGGAGAACTTCCTGTTCTGGACTTGCCAACATATCAAACAAGACAAGCGATAAAAACATTTGCAGGAGATTCATTGAATAAGGTTTATGATAAAAATATTTCAAACCCTTTCAAAGATTTATGCCAGTCACAGGGCGCTACTTTATTTATGGGTTTACTAGCTGCTGTTAAGGTATTGCTTTATAGATATACAGATCAAAGTGATATTATAGTTGGAAGCCCAATAGCAGGAAGAGAAGATATTGATTTACAGAATCAAATTGGGTTTTATGTAAATACTTTGGCATTGCGAACACAATTTAATGCAAATGATAATTTTAAGGAATTATTGTCAAACATTAAAGACGTTACGGTTTCTGCTTACGAGCATCAAATTTATCCTTTTGATGAATTAGTAGATCATTTATCGTTGAAAAGAGATATGAGCCGCAATCCTTTATTTGATGTAATGGTTACGTTTCAAAATAGCGACAATCTTAAAGTCAATCTAAATCAACTAGGAAATGTTACGATTAAGGAATATGAAAATCAACAAAACGTTGTAAGTAAATTTGACCTTGAATTTATTTTTGAAGAAACAGTTAACGGTATCAATTTAATACTTGTTTACAATACGGATTTATATACAAAAGAGTTTGCAGAGAATATTATAAATCATCTTAAAATTCTACTGCAGGGTATTATCTCAGAACCAGAACTTGAAATAAGTTCATTAAATTTTCTATCAGATAAAGAACGAAATCAAGTATTAGTACAGTTTAATGATACAAAAGTCGATTTTCCAAAAAATAAAACGATAATTGATTTATTTAGAGAACAAGTATTAGAAGTACCAGAAAAAATTGCAGTAAGAGATAGCTCCAGAACGTTTTCTTATTCTGAACTGGATAAAGTCTCTAACCAAATTGC is a window encoding:
- a CDS encoding non-ribosomal peptide synthetase, translated to MDKSKFEDFNLVSKYWKRKVSGKENVNVVKCDQTNFQFIEVNEIDLEYFNTLTQNNLVAQFTVLTAVFSFLLKKIVDDFDGIIVSNYANLPDPLFLSFSTDLNISFKEHLQKVKTEILETLHYSNLTNESYFAENSIDLNSLSHYAITVNSQCNTNCNGILFNVKTLEKREIEIQVSYLETFIKKPVVELILKHFVSVLCDLETFVSSQLNDYLLLAEIDKQYLLNDFNNTKLDYPKDKTIVDLFEEQVLKMPHNIAVIFDKRSLTYKELNEQSNQFALYLREKYDIQADDIIGIKLHKSDLFILAILGVLKSGGAYVPIDVNYPQERISYIEEDIKSKVVIDALELSLFFDVLDNYSKDNVEKINGSTNLAYVIYTSGTTGNPKGAMVEHTSSVNMSLDQIRSFEIIDRDKIVWFASVAFDASISEIMMAFYSGATLCIPSEETIKDKNQFVRFLKKTKSTVVTFPPSYLGLLSDSDISGLRCIITAGEPANATKAITVIDAGIDYYNAYGPTECAVCVSIYKVTKNDFEKLNIPIGKPIANIKIYILDDALQPVPIGVTGKLYVSGVGVARGYLGKPELTNEKFIENPFTEEERMYDTGDLACWLPEGDVEFLGRKDQQVKLRGYRIELGEIENTILQYSEDIKQVAVEVKEHNQEKVLIVYLVSTGYIDKTALRNFLQNTLPDYMVPGFYIYLEKLPLTPNGKIDRKSLPDISEEDIIRKEYKAPSSPVEECIAVIWQEVLGIDKIGVNENFFELGGHSLIISQVINRIQKQLGKTVSFKTFFASPTIESIGVLLQDNLYKPIPKALEAASYPLTASQSRLWVLSQLEGGSLAYNMPAAVTLNGTIDFNKFEESFQILLQRHEILRTYFKINEEGEVRQFIVPENQVTFKIEQKDFSSVEGQKEQIEVYLQDKNAKPFDLQQVSLLRASLLKMKEDQFVFFLSLHHIIGDGWSIEILISEVVKNYNALIQGKGITLPELNIQYKDYAVWRNEEILQEKHKISEQYWLAQFTGELPVLNLPSFKTRPLIQTYNGNTLKHRFSIQFLEKLKVFSKQQDVTLFMTLMAGINALLYRYTSQDDIIIGTPIAGREHPDLENQIGLYLNTLAIRTQIKERNNFLDLIKTQKEVLLGAYDHQNYPFDALVGKLNLKRDTSRSALFDVLVVLQNQEQLHNLNHEELLNLEISDYEFRSKTSQLDVSFTFAENDGLDLTIEYNTDIYEEYLIERMFLHFENLLSELLKQPESLIQEVDYLTENEKQQLLVGFNSTEVIYSKEKTIVDLFEEQVANTPDRVAVVFENIELSYKELNEKANQLAHYLRENYLIKPNDLIGIKLDRSEMMIVAILGILKSGAAYVPIDINYPEERIIYIEKDSKSIAVLDIEVLDNFKTIQDNYLKENIARISQPHDLAYVIYTSGTTGNPKGVMVEHLSVVSICENWKMHYGLDQINVNLLQLASISFDVFVGDICRSILTGGKMIICSNDVKLNPEHLYELMQKQKISILEGTPSLLLPLMEYINSENKDYSFFKILIFGSDSFNNQDYNALKDKLGNKIKIINSYGVTEATIDSTYYDDYKKDLNGFTPIGKAFSNTKIRILDVYDHLVPVGVYGEIYIGGEGLARGYFNNDSLTAEKFVENPFKNDEKLYKTGDLGRWFEDGNIDFIGRKDNQVKIRGYRIELGEIESALQKKENIESNVVLTRNDASGEKCLVAYIVSKEKLKTSDLVFHLQNILPNYMIPSYFVQIDSLPLTPNGKIDRKSLPDPEESRVLSGAEYMAPRNDFEKKLVAIWQEVLQVEKIGIRDNFFELGGHSLKVTKLLSFINKEFEVKVNFKDLFSNMILEDQVQIILAEKKSIFNSIKKVAQQASYLMSSSQRRLWLLSQFEGGNIAYNMPSIFEIKGSLDISLLEKVFLSVIERHESLRTVFNENELGEIRQFILNVNEIKFQLQFEDISKEDYSLDKLNAIIYDETAYIFDLTSDSLIRAKLIKTTNDTYVFSCVMHHIISDGWSIDIMINELFMLYDSYASGNKLTLPELKLQYKDYASWQQDQLKSDTSRDHKDYWLDQFKGELPVLDLPTYQTRQAIKTFAGDSLNKVYDKNISNPFKDLCQSQGATLFMGLLAAVKVLLYRYTDQSDIIVGSPIAGREDIDLQNQIGFYVNTLALRTQFNANDNFKELLSNIKDVTVSAYEHQIYPFDELVDHLSLKRDMSRNPLFDVMVTFQNSDNLKVNLNQLGNVTIKEYENQQNVVSKFDLEFIFEETVNGINLILVYNTDLYTKEFAENIINHLKILLQGIISEPELEISSLNFLSDKERNQVLVQFNDTKVDFPKNKTIIDLFREQVLEVPEKIAVRDSSRTFSYSELDKVSNQIASYLIAAYGEEDKSPIAVLADRSANMVVLLLGILKSGRAYIPLDPNFPKERLSYIVTSSETKILISEKNYELENVDGISILSLESILEEIKELKENLNLRISPDDTAYIIYTSGSTGNPKGVEIGHKSLLNFLTSMQQKPGIYGDDILFSVTTYSFDISILEFFTPLISGATVYIASHDILSDSNLVIESLKELQPTIIQATPSFYQMLFNADWTGNKRIKILCGGDLLSESLADKLIQNSLEVWNMYGPTETTIWSSVKRIEYSADASNIGKPISNTQFYIVDSFFQPKSIGTIGAIYIGGDGLAKGYYKNDSLTNEKFIKNPFSDTGLIYETGDVGKWNTKGEIEFLGRNDNQVKIRGYRIELGDIENALLKIPSVDSAVAVVKLDNKGNKRLIAYLISADEMDISAIKSKLREFLPDYMIPSFFIQLEEMPLTPNGKIDRKTLISLDELVLNSGLEYVSARNEVEEKLIKIWEEVLGIEKISMNDNFFELGGNSLSATKLISLIHKVFEVRISLNDLFKNLIVEEQAILIDNIRKTFIVNVSDGKEDVEIEKFSI